From Myotis daubentonii chromosome 7, mMyoDau2.1, whole genome shotgun sequence, a single genomic window includes:
- the LOC132238481 gene encoding intraflagellar transport protein 70B-like, whose product MAGLGSTPIPDGEFTAAVYRLIRDSRYAEAVQLLGRELQRSPRSRAGLSLLGYCYYRLQEFPMAAECYEQLSQLHPELEQYRLYQAQALYKACLYPEATRVAFLLLDNPAYHSRVLRLQAAIKYSEGDLPGARSLVEQLLSGEGGEDSGGENESDSQVNLGCLLYKEGQYQAACSKFFTALQASGYRPDLSYNLALAYYSSRQYGPALKHIADIVERGIRQHPELGVGMTTEGIDVHSVGNTLVLHQTALVEAFNLKAAIEYQLKNYEVAQEALTDMPPRAEEELDPVTLHNQALMNMDARPTEGFEKLQFLLQQNPFPPETFGNLLLLYCKYEYFDLAADVLAENAHLTYKFLTPYLYDFLDAMITCQTAPEEAFIKLDGLAGMLTEQLRKLTMQVQEGRHIRDDERVKKAVNEYDDILEKYIPVLMAQAKIYWNLENYSMVEKIFRKSVEFCNDHDVWKLNVAHVLFMQENKYKEAIGFYEPIVKKHYNNILNVSAIVLANLCVSYIMTSQNEEAEELMRKIEKEEEQLSYDDPDKKTYHLCIVNLVIGTLYCAKGNYDFGISRVIKSLEPYNKKLGTDTWYYAKRCFLSLLENMSKHRIVIRENVFQECVQFLEHCEVYGKNVPAVIEQPLEEERMHIGKNTVTYESRQLKALIYEIIGWNM is encoded by the coding sequence ATGGCGGGGCTGGGCAGTACGCCGATCCCCGACGGGGAGTTCACCGCGGCTGTGTACCGGCTCATCCGGGACTCCCGCTACGCCGAGGCGGTGcagctgctgggcagggagctGCAGCGGAGCCCGAGGAGCCGCGCCGGCCTGTCGCTGCTGGGCTACTGCTACTACCGCCTGCAGGAGTTCCCCATGGCGGCCGAGTGCTATGAGCAGCTGAGCCAGCTGCACCCGGAGCTGGAGCAGTACCGCCTGTACCAGGCCCAGGCGCTGTACAAGGCCTGCCTTTATCCCGAGGCCACCCGGGTCGCCTTCCTCCTGTTGGACAACCCCGCCTACCACAGCCGGGTCCTCCGTCTCCAAGCTGCTATCAAGTACAGCGAGGGCGATCTCCCCGGGGCCAGGAGCCTGGTGGAGCAGCTTCTGAGTGGGGAAGGGGGTGAAGACAGTGGGGGTGAGAACGAGTCAGATAGCCAGGTCAACCTGGGTTGTTTGCTCTACAAGGAGGGACAGTATCAAGCTGCATGTTCCAAGTTCTTTACAGCCCTGCAGGCCTCGGGCTACCGGCCTGACCTTTCCTACAATCTGGCTTTGGCCTATTATAGCAGCCGACAGTATGGCCCAGCGCTGAAGCATATTGCTGACATTGTGGAGCGTGGCATCCGCCAGCACCCAGAGCTAGGCGTGGGCATGACCACCGAGGGCATTGATGTTCACAGTGTTGGCAACACTTTAGTTCTTCACCAGACTGCACTGGTGGAAGCCTTCAACCTTAAGGCAGCCATAGAATACCAACTGAAAAACTATGAGGTGGCCCAGGAAGCCCTCACTGACATGCCACCAAGGGCAGAGGAAGAGTTAGACCCTGTGACCCTGCACAACCAGGCGCTGATGAATATGGATGCCAGGCCTACAGAAGGGTTTGAAAAGCTACAGTTTTTGCTCCAACAGAACCCCTTCCCCCCAGAGACCTTTGGCAACCTGTTGCTGCTCTACTGCAAATATGAGTATTTTGACCTAGCAGCCGATGTCCTGGCAGAGAATGCCCACTTGACTTATAAGTTCCTCACACCTTATCTCTATGACTTCTTAGATGCCATGATTACTTGCCAGACAGCTCCTGAAGAGGCCTTCATTAAGCTGGATGGGCTAGCCGGGATGCTGACTGAGCAACTTCGGAAACTCACCATGCaagtgcaggaaggaagacaCATTAGAGATGATGAAAGGGTCAAAAAGGCAGTGAATGAATATGATGACATCCTGGAGAAGTATATTCCCGTATTGATGGCCCAGGCAAAGATCTACTGGAACCTTGAAAATTATTCAATGGTAGAAAAGATCTTCCGCAAATCTGTGGAATTCTGCAATGACCATGATGTATGGAAGCTGAATGTGGCTCATGTTCTGTTCATGCaggaaaacaaatacaaagaagCCATCGGTTTTTATGAGCCCATAGTCAAGAAGCATTATAACAACATCCTGAATGTGAGTGCTATTGTATTGGCTAACCTCTGTGTTTCATATATTATGACAAGTCAAAATGAAGAAGCTGAGGAGTTGATGAGGAAgattgaaaaggaggaagagcaGCTCTCCTATGATGACCCAGATAAGAAAACCTACCATCTCTGCATTGTGAATTTGGTGATAGGGACACTTTACTGTGCCAAAGGAAACTATGACTTTGGGATTTCTCGAGTTATCAAAAGCTTGGAACCTTACAATAAAAAACTGGGAACTGATACCTGGTACTATGCCAAAAGATGCTTCTTGTCCTTATTAGAAAACATGTCAAAACATAGGATCGTGATTCGTGAGAATGTTTTTCAAGAATGCGTGCAGTTTCTAGAACACTGTGAAGTTTATGGCAAGAACGTGCCTGCTGTTATTGAACAACCCCTGGAAGAAGAAAGAATGCATATTGGAAAGAATACGGTCACATATGAATCCAGACAATTAAAAGCTTTGATTTATGAGATTATAGGATGGAATATGTAG